From a region of the Buteo buteo chromosome 7, bButBut1.hap1.1, whole genome shotgun sequence genome:
- the KCTD7 gene encoding BTB/POZ domain-containing protein KCTD7 isoform X3 codes for MVVVTGQNKVSGNPDDAMSSSDAEDDFQEPATPTATQAGQALPLLPQQFPEVVPLNVGGMYFTTRLSTLRRYEDTMLAAMFSGRHYIPTDAEGRYFIDRDGTYFGDILNFLRSGDLPPRERVRSVYKEAQYYSIGPLLDNLEDIQPLKGEKVRQAFLGLMPYYKDHLERIIEIAKLRAMQRKARFAKLKVCVFKEEMPITPYECPHFNSLRFERSESETKLFEHHCEVDVSFGPWEAVADVYDLLHCIVTDLSDRGITVDHQCIGVCDKHLINHYYCKRPIYEFKITW; via the exons ATGGTGGTAGTTACGGGGCAGAACAAAGTGAGTGGAAACCCGGATGATGCCATGTCGAGCTCAGATGCAGAGGATGATTTCCAAGAGCCAGCCACTCCTACTGCAACCCAGGCAGGACAAGCACTACCTCTGCTGCCTCAGCAG TTTCCAGAAGTTGTTCCACTCAACGTAGGAGGCATGTATTTTACAACAAGACTGTCAACACTGAGACGTTATGAGGACACAATGTTGGCGGCTATGTTCAGTGGAAGACACTATATTCCAACAGATGCTGAAGGCAGATACTTTATTGACAGAGATGGAACCTACTTTGG AGACATACTTAACTTTCTACGATCTGGTGACCTGCCACCCAGAGAACGAGTGAGGTCAGTTTACAAGGAAGCTCAGTATTATTCCATAGGACCATTGCTAGACAATCTAGAGGATATCCAGCCtcttaaaggagaaaaagttaGACAAGCTTTCCTGGGCCTAATGCCATATTACAAAG atCATTTGGAACGGATAATTGAAATAGCAAAGCTTAGAGctatgcaaagaaaagcaagatttgCAAAATTGAAGGTCTGTGTCTTCAAAGAAGAGATGCCCATCACTCCCTATGAATGCCCACATTTCAATTCTTTACGTTTTGAAAGGAGTGAAAGTGAGACAAAGCTATTTGAACATCATTGCGAAGTAGATGTATCTTTTGGCCCCTGGGAGGCTGTGGCTGATGTATATGATCTTCTGCACTGTATTGTGACAGACCTGTCTGATAGAGGGATAACTGTGGATCATCAGTGTATTGGTGTGTGTGATAAACACCTGATAAATCACTATTACTGCAAGCGTCCTATCTATGAATTCAAGATTACTTGGTG a
- the KCTD7 gene encoding BTB/POZ domain-containing protein KCTD7 isoform X2: protein MVVVTGQNKVSGNPDDAMSSSDAEDDFQEPATPTATQAGQALPLLPQQFPEVVPLNVGGMYFTTRLSTLRRYEDTMLAAMFSGRHYIPTDAEGRYFIDRDGTYFGDILNFLRSGDLPPRERVRSVYKEAQYYSIGPLLDNLEDIQPLKGEKVRQAFLGLMPYYKDHLERIIEIAKLRAMQRKARFAKLKVCVFKEEMPITPYECPHFNSLRFERSESETKLFEHHCEVDVSFGPWEAVADVYDLLHCIVTDLSDRGITVDHQCIGVCDKHLINHYYCKRPIYEFKITW, encoded by the exons ATGGTGGTAGTTACGGGGCAGAACAAAGTGAGTGGAAACCCGGATGATGCCATGTCGAGCTCAGATGCAGAGGATGATTTCCAAGAGCCAGCCACTCCTACTGCAACCCAGGCAGGACAAGCACTACCTCTGCTGCCTCAGCAG TTTCCAGAAGTTGTTCCACTCAACGTAGGAGGCATGTATTTTACAACAAGACTGTCAACACTGAGACGTTATGAGGACACAATGTTGGCGGCTATGTTCAGTGGAAGACACTATATTCCAACAGATGCTGAAGGCAGATACTTTATTGACAGAGATGGAACCTACTTTGG AGACATACTTAACTTTCTACGATCTGGTGACCTGCCACCCAGAGAACGAGTGAGGTCAGTTTACAAGGAAGCTCAGTATTATTCCATAGGACCATTGCTAGACAATCTAGAGGATATCCAGCCtcttaaaggagaaaaagttaGACAAGCTTTCCTGGGCCTAATGCCATATTACAAAG atCATTTGGAACGGATAATTGAAATAGCAAAGCTTAGAGctatgcaaagaaaagcaagatttgCAAAATTGAAGGTCTGTGTCTTCAAAGAAGAGATGCCCATCACTCCCTATGAATGCCCACATTTCAATTCTTTACGTTTTGAAAGGAGTGAAAGTGAGACAAAGCTATTTGAACATCATTGCGAAGTAGATGTATCTTTTGGCCCCTGGGAGGCTGTGGCTGATGTATATGATCTTCTGCACTGTATTGTGACAGACCTGTCTGATAGAGGGATAACTGTGGATCATCAGTGTATTGGTGTGTGTGATAAACACCTGATAAATCACTATTACTGCAAGCGTCCTATCTATGAATTCAAGATTACTTGGTG A
- the KCTD7 gene encoding BTB/POZ domain-containing protein KCTD7 isoform X1 translates to MVVVTGQNKVSGNPDDAMSSSDAEDDFQEPATPTATQAGQALPLLPQQFPEVVPLNVGGMYFTTRLSTLRRYEDTMLAAMFSGRHYIPTDAEGRYFIDRDGTYFGDILNFLRSGDLPPRERVRSVYKEAQYYSIGPLLDNLEDIQPLKGEKVRQAFLGLMPYYKDHLERIIEIAKLRAMQRKARFAKLKVCVFKEEMPITPYECPHFNSLRFERSESETKLFEHHCEVDVSFGPWEAVADVYDLLHCIVTDLSDRGITVDHQCIGVCDKHLINHYYCKRPIYEFKITWCTTCGNGHSLI, encoded by the exons ATGGTGGTAGTTACGGGGCAGAACAAAGTGAGTGGAAACCCGGATGATGCCATGTCGAGCTCAGATGCAGAGGATGATTTCCAAGAGCCAGCCACTCCTACTGCAACCCAGGCAGGACAAGCACTACCTCTGCTGCCTCAGCAG TTTCCAGAAGTTGTTCCACTCAACGTAGGAGGCATGTATTTTACAACAAGACTGTCAACACTGAGACGTTATGAGGACACAATGTTGGCGGCTATGTTCAGTGGAAGACACTATATTCCAACAGATGCTGAAGGCAGATACTTTATTGACAGAGATGGAACCTACTTTGG AGACATACTTAACTTTCTACGATCTGGTGACCTGCCACCCAGAGAACGAGTGAGGTCAGTTTACAAGGAAGCTCAGTATTATTCCATAGGACCATTGCTAGACAATCTAGAGGATATCCAGCCtcttaaaggagaaaaagttaGACAAGCTTTCCTGGGCCTAATGCCATATTACAAAG atCATTTGGAACGGATAATTGAAATAGCAAAGCTTAGAGctatgcaaagaaaagcaagatttgCAAAATTGAAGGTCTGTGTCTTCAAAGAAGAGATGCCCATCACTCCCTATGAATGCCCACATTTCAATTCTTTACGTTTTGAAAGGAGTGAAAGTGAGACAAAGCTATTTGAACATCATTGCGAAGTAGATGTATCTTTTGGCCCCTGGGAGGCTGTGGCTGATGTATATGATCTTCTGCACTGTATTGTGACAGACCTGTCTGATAGAGGGATAACTGTGGATCATCAGTGTATTGGTGTGTGTGATAAACACCTGATAAATCACTATTACTGCAAGCGTCCTATCTATGAATTCAAGATTACTTGGTG CACTACTTGTGGAAATGGACACAGTCTGATTTAA